The following coding sequences are from one Lolium rigidum isolate FL_2022 chromosome 6, APGP_CSIRO_Lrig_0.1, whole genome shotgun sequence window:
- the LOC124662314 gene encoding uncharacterized protein LOC124662314, whose amino-acid sequence MSSEDASSQVRPEGNVSSEKVEETQDQNEGSGMPSPKEEEAAIKKKYGGRMPKKSPLISKDQERAFFDSADWALGKQGAGASKPKGPLEALRPKLQPTQQNARARRSSYASADSDDSLSLPAEELIQNDGPAEDKNQE is encoded by the exons ATGTCCTCTGAAGATGCAAGTAGCCAAGTGAGGCCTGAAGGAAATGTTTCTAGTGAAAAGGTAGAAGAAACTCAAGACCAGAATGAAGGCAGTGGGATGCCCTCGCCCAAAGAGGAG GAGGCAGCAATCAAGAAAAAATATGGAGGAAGGATGCCCAAAAAGTCCCCACTTATATCTAAG GACCAGGAACGAGCTTTCTTTGACTCTGCTGATTGGGCTTTAGGGAAG CAAGGTGCAGGTGCCAGCAAGCCTAAAGGGCCCCTTGAAGCTCTTCGACCAAAACTCCAG CCTACTCAACAAAATGCACGTGCCCGGCGATCTTCTTACGCATCTGCAGACAGTGATG ATAGCTTGAGTCTACCTGCCGAGGAGTTGATCCAGAACGATGGTCCAGCTGAAGACAAGAATCAGGAATAA
- the LOC124662313 gene encoding uncharacterized protein LOC124662313 isoform X2, translating to MEATLEQAALRAPTLEQDQQDAAAFTGNSSRDHGAGDIDADAGEATRAPGSAPAVTSRISVQKVCSVVRKFGKFKRNLVEEIGFGGMLKIRMLTRLNLKFSAWLMERVESNELRIDEERILKIKDHDVEKVFGLPCGTRLISPDTPEPSEACIEFLRVSSNLSKGAHSLKAAEAYLLRDDINEHSSKVQIDCFKIAFLVFVVGHLLAPSTKYDYIGIDFWAALNDTSRIKEFNWCRYVLEHLIRAVRKLKSDIRNRHKTIHLVGCHVFLQVFYLDNLDLGPLSKTREGLPRISLFDYESVKKMTEMITNDVGGDTSFAGANFRYAQDVCQSHSEEPFIPETNQADIASDLPCHSPGFGGTEDQHSPINPMLRSSFTETGPEDFSNHLRLKYPSLVGHPLAAILEEHNAHIMENISQISNSYQVAMFSFMDQLLGSISENRCCCRALGRTDCLLRSPHAIPGNTHHTPKKRKSRLHSTVTGQRKKTRGNCTR from the exons ATGGAGGCGACACTAGAACAGGCGGCATTGCGTGCCCCCACACTGGAACAAGATCAGCAAGACGCCGCCGCATTCACAGGGAATAGCAGCAGGGACCATGGAGCTGGCGACATAGATGCCGATGCAGGCGAAGCGACACGCGCTCCTGGATCCGCACCTGCTGTCACGTCAAGGATTTCAGTGCAGAAGGTGTGCTCAGTCGTGCGCAAGTTTGGTAAATTTAAGAGGAATTTAGTCGAAGAGATAGGCTTCGGTGGGATGCTAAAGATTCGGATGTTAACAAGGCTAAATTTGAAATTCAGCGCCTGGCTAATGGAAAGAGTCGAGTCGAATGAACTGAGAATAGATGAGGAGAGGATTCTAAAGATCAAGGATCATGATGTCGAGAAGGTATTCGGTCTCCCATGCGGCACCAGATTGATATCTCCAGATACACCCGAGCCATCCGAAGCttgcatcgagttcctccgtgtttCTTCCAATTTGAGCAAAGGCGCGCATAGTCTAAAGGCCGCCGAGGCTTACCTCCTGAGAGATGATATCAATGAACATTCCAGCAAGGTCCAGATAGATTGCTTCAAGATagcttttcttgtttttgttgttgGACATCTGTTGGCTCCATCAACTAAGTATGACTACATCGGCATAGATTTCTGGGCTGCACTCAACGATACCTCGCGGATTAAGGAATTCAACTGGTGTCGTTATGTACTCGAGCATTTGATCCGAGCTGTTCGGAAGTTGAAATCAGACATCCGCAACCGGCACAAGACCATACATCTTGTTGGCTGCCACGTTTTTCTGCAG GTATTCTACTTGGACAATCTTGATCTTGGTCCGCTTTCCAAGACACGGGAAGGTCTACCAAGGATTAGTCTTTTTGACTACGAGTCGGTTAAGAAGATGACAGAAATGATCACTAACGATGTGGGTGGAGATACATCATTTGCTGGAGCTAAT TTTAGATATGCTCAAGATGTATGCCAAAGCCACTCTGAAGAGCCCTTCATTCCGGAAACAAACCAAGCAGACATAGCTTCTGACCTGCCCTGTCACAGCCCAGGTTTTGGTGGTACGGAAGATCAGCACAGCCCAATTAATCCCATGCTACGAAGCAGCTTCACCGAGACTGGACCAGAAGATTTCTCCAACCATCTCCGACTGAAATACCCGTCACTT GTGGGCCACCCGCTTGCAGCCATTTTGGAAGAACACAATGCACACATAATGGAAAATATATCTCAAATTAGCAACAGTTACCAAGTTGCGATGTTTAGCTTTATGGACCAACTTCTTGGCTCTATATCCGAGAACCGCTGTTGCTGCAGAGCATTGGGACGAACCGATTGTTTACTGAGATCGCCACATGCAATTCCTG GAAACACACATCACACACCTAAAAAACGCAAGTCCCGATTACACTCCACAGTAACAG GGCAACGCAAGAAGACCCGGGGAAACTGTACAAGATAG
- the LOC124662313 gene encoding uncharacterized protein LOC124662313 isoform X1: MEATLEQAALRAPTLEQDQQDAAAFTGNSSRDHGAGDIDADAGEATRAPGSAPAVTSRISVQKVCSVVRKFGKFKRNLVEEIGFGGMLKIRMLTRLNLKFSAWLMERVESNELRIDEERILKIKDHDVEKVFGLPCGTRLISPDTPEPSEACIEFLRVSSNLSKGAHSLKAAEAYLLRDDINEHSSKVQIDCFKIAFLVFVVGHLLAPSTKYDYIGIDFWAALNDTSRIKEFNWCRYVLEHLIRAVRKLKSDIRNRHKTIHLVGCHVFLQVFYLDNLDLGPLSKTREGLPRISLFDYESVKKMTEMITNDVGGDTSFAGANFRYAQDVCQSHSEEPFIPETNQADIASDLPCHSPGFGGTEDQHSPINPMLRSSFTETGPEDFSNHLRLKYPSLVGHPLAAILEEHNAHIMENISQISNSYQVAMFSFMDQLLGSISENRCCCRALGRTDCLLRSPHAIPGNTHHTPKKRKSRLHSTVTGRAIQQILGQRKKTRGNCTR, translated from the exons ATGGAGGCGACACTAGAACAGGCGGCATTGCGTGCCCCCACACTGGAACAAGATCAGCAAGACGCCGCCGCATTCACAGGGAATAGCAGCAGGGACCATGGAGCTGGCGACATAGATGCCGATGCAGGCGAAGCGACACGCGCTCCTGGATCCGCACCTGCTGTCACGTCAAGGATTTCAGTGCAGAAGGTGTGCTCAGTCGTGCGCAAGTTTGGTAAATTTAAGAGGAATTTAGTCGAAGAGATAGGCTTCGGTGGGATGCTAAAGATTCGGATGTTAACAAGGCTAAATTTGAAATTCAGCGCCTGGCTAATGGAAAGAGTCGAGTCGAATGAACTGAGAATAGATGAGGAGAGGATTCTAAAGATCAAGGATCATGATGTCGAGAAGGTATTCGGTCTCCCATGCGGCACCAGATTGATATCTCCAGATACACCCGAGCCATCCGAAGCttgcatcgagttcctccgtgtttCTTCCAATTTGAGCAAAGGCGCGCATAGTCTAAAGGCCGCCGAGGCTTACCTCCTGAGAGATGATATCAATGAACATTCCAGCAAGGTCCAGATAGATTGCTTCAAGATagcttttcttgtttttgttgttgGACATCTGTTGGCTCCATCAACTAAGTATGACTACATCGGCATAGATTTCTGGGCTGCACTCAACGATACCTCGCGGATTAAGGAATTCAACTGGTGTCGTTATGTACTCGAGCATTTGATCCGAGCTGTTCGGAAGTTGAAATCAGACATCCGCAACCGGCACAAGACCATACATCTTGTTGGCTGCCACGTTTTTCTGCAG GTATTCTACTTGGACAATCTTGATCTTGGTCCGCTTTCCAAGACACGGGAAGGTCTACCAAGGATTAGTCTTTTTGACTACGAGTCGGTTAAGAAGATGACAGAAATGATCACTAACGATGTGGGTGGAGATACATCATTTGCTGGAGCTAAT TTTAGATATGCTCAAGATGTATGCCAAAGCCACTCTGAAGAGCCCTTCATTCCGGAAACAAACCAAGCAGACATAGCTTCTGACCTGCCCTGTCACAGCCCAGGTTTTGGTGGTACGGAAGATCAGCACAGCCCAATTAATCCCATGCTACGAAGCAGCTTCACCGAGACTGGACCAGAAGATTTCTCCAACCATCTCCGACTGAAATACCCGTCACTT GTGGGCCACCCGCTTGCAGCCATTTTGGAAGAACACAATGCACACATAATGGAAAATATATCTCAAATTAGCAACAGTTACCAAGTTGCGATGTTTAGCTTTATGGACCAACTTCTTGGCTCTATATCCGAGAACCGCTGTTGCTGCAGAGCATTGGGACGAACCGATTGTTTACTGAGATCGCCACATGCAATTCCTG GAAACACACATCACACACCTAAAAAACGCAAGTCCCGATTACACTCCACAGTAACAGGTAGAGCCATACAGCAGATTTTAG GGCAACGCAAGAAGACCCGGGGAAACTGTACAAGATAG